Genomic window (Oncorhynchus mykiss isolate Arlee chromosome 28, USDA_OmykA_1.1, whole genome shotgun sequence):
atatttttgtttcatcagaccggagaacatttctccaaaaagtacaatctttgtcctcatgtgcagttgcaaaccgtagtctgacttttttatggcggttttggagaggtggcttcttccttgctgagcggcctttcaggttgtcaatatcggactcgttttactgtggatacaaatacttttgtacctgtttcctccagcatcttcacaacgtactttgctgttctgggattgatttgcacttttcgcacaaacgtacgttaatctctaggagacagaacgcctctccttcctgagcggtatgatggctgcgtggttccatggtgtttatacttgcgtaccattgtttgtacagatgaacgtgataccttcaggtgtttggaaattgctcccaaggatgaaccagacttgtggaggtctacaattctttttctgaggtcattgctgatttatttttattttcctatgatgtcaagcaaagaggcattgaaggtaggcctcgaaatacctccaattgacttctaaagccattacataattttctggaatttcccaagctgtttaaaggcacagtcaacttaatgtatgttttcttctgacccactggaattgtgatacagtgaattataagtgaaatgatctccctgtaaacaattgtttgaaaattTACTTGTCacgcacaatgtagatgtcctaactgacttgccaaaactatagtttgttaacaagaaatgtgtggagagtttgaaaaacgagttttaatgactccaaactaagtgcatgtaaacttctgactttatacattatactttttttggggggggtctcTACTATTTATCATATTGATTTTCAATATATCTCATGAGCTCAAAGCGTTTACGCTTTGAGATGTTTCCCCAGCAGTGTAAAAAGTATGTCTACCAGTGGCTGTCATCTCCCCAGGTAATGGGGAACACTGATGGGTTGTGGTTAGATGCATCTTAGAGATCTTGACATGATATTATTTCAATCAATCCCCATGGGGAAATCCATTTTAAACCTCAGATGATGAGCAATGGTGTGCCACTTTCTGTATCTATCCTTGCTCTTACAGCCACCCCTCGCTCACATCCTATTAGATAGAAGATATATCatcttcaaataatatttttgcaggaATCTCCTTGCGAATGATTATGCCGAAGATTGTATCACCGCCAGGCTGGGCAACCTGTTTTGTTAGTACGCgtacagatgtcggatcttaatttgatcaccctgttgcaggatttcttcaatgcaggaaatgtaaaacttgtagtgtaatTGAGGTTAGAAAAGGCTTCTGatgtttgtcatttccactttcaAATTTCAGATTTGATTAATCATAATCCATATCCATGTCCTGTTATTGCATGATTGTCTtcatgctgtagcaaactggcaaAAAATTAAGAACCTACATCTGTACGCGTACTAACAAAACAGTCTGTCAAACAATCTATTCAATTCAGAGATGTTTTCACCCATCAATAACTGTTTGACACACCCAGGCTCTGCTGAATCCCAGGAGAGGTTCAGAGACAGAAACTCTACTCACCCTTGCAGTGAATTTGCATTCCTTCTTTGCTGAAGTGGGTTTCATGTCCCTGTCCTCTGTCTTGACATTCTTCTGCATCTGACTAACTCTTTCCTCCAGTAGTGCCTTTGCTTATGGTCTCAATCCTGCCTGCTCCCAGACTCTGCCTGGTTCTGCCACATCACTCTCCAGCCTGAACTCTCTGCACGAGGGTGGTAACTCTCTGCACGAGTGGTACATACCAGATTACTTGatctcataaaaaaaaaaaaaaaacattttggccACATTTTCAtgctaaacattttttaaagacgTCACAGAAATAATTCAACAGTCCACAAAGTGACAGCTAGGAGGGGTTGGGATCAGGGGAGGGAAAGGATCTTCCACAACCATTATTTTCACACATTGACACGTTCAAATTGTATCATTTCTAACCGTTCAAAAATTACCAAGCTGTACCACTGAAcaaaatgtaatttcattgagtTACAGTTTCTTATGagggaatcagtcaattgaaataaattcattaggccttcatctatggatttcacatgactgggtatacagatatgcatctgttggttagTTACCTTTAAAAATAAACTTGCCTCTCTTCactgtatttttgtgcattcaaattgccaatcGGTAAAATGCAATTCTGATCATTGACCGTAGCGTACACCACCATGGGgaactgttcacaatgttgacatcagcaaactgctcacccacacaacgccattacacatggtctgcagttgtgagaccggttggctGTCCTACTAAAGAAATGTAAtctacgttggaggtggcttatggtaaagaaatgaaagtgtctgccaacagctctggtggacattcctgctgtcagcatgtcaattgcaagCTGAGACATCTGCGACATTGTGTCGTCtgacaaaactgcaaattttAGTTTCTTTGGTGCACCGGTGTAATAATCCGGTTtaaacagcttcttgatatgccacaccggtcAGGCGGATGGATGATCTTGccaaaggagaaacgctcactaacagggatggaaacaaatttgtgcacaaaatttgagaaataagatttttgtgcatatggaaaatgactgggatcttttatttcagctcatgaaacatgggatcaacacttttacatgttgcgtttatatttgtgttccgTGTGTATTCATTCTACTGCTGGTTCTCATGATTggtaacaatatatattttttaaagtccaCATACAGACGGTAAAATATTGGCACAAAATTGTCTTAGCATGCCATGGTTATCCATTCATGGAACAATACTTTATTTTTCTGTTAATCACTTGGAACATCaaactgtcaaatgtgggactgAAATGTTAATCGTTTTTATCTCTCCGAATAGGGACACCCACCATTATTAACACTCCCATCCGGTAAGAATGAATTAATATCAGTTGATTTCCACAGTGCATCATTGAAAGTTGTCTGCTCAGTCTTAACTactacctctctcctctattctcaggTCTGAGAATCTGACTAACATCCAATACCAGTTCTTGACTGGGTTAATCACTACACTCTGCAAATCTTTTCAGAAATGGCAAGTAAACCCCATTGGAATTAAAATAACATTTCGTCAATGACAAAACTGAAATCCAATTGATAAATTCTGATTGATTTCAGTATGTGACTTAACATAACATTAAGCCAAAAGACAACTAAGTATTATGGCATAGTTCTTACCTCTTTCTGCAGCATCTGTGATGAAAAACTGACCCCCATCTCAGAAAGTTCAGGGAATGAAAGGCCTCCATCGAACCAGTTCACACAAACAAGAAAACATTCACACATTTGCAAATATGTTTTTTTACTTGTTTCTAGTGACGCAGTAGGGCACATTTGAAATTTAACAAAgatgaatttatgaaaatgaGTGCCATCTATCCAGTGAAGTACAAATGTAAATAACGGTTTACAACTGAAGGCTGCAATGTGACAAGTGTAATAGGACATTAACATTTCTCCTTCAGTATTCTTGTACTTCCACGTGTAATCTTCTCATAGCTAACAGAATAAACTTCTACACTAGAAAATGTTGATTAAATACTTTCCAGTATACCTGTTTGAATGACACATTTGCATGCTTTTTAATCTCTGAGGCATAGGAAATGGCCTGCACAAAACACTAGTTATTGCTTTGGATTATAGTGGACTAAGCCAATCTATCTATCTATGCCTGAACTTGGAATTTGGTTGGACTACACAATTCCAGTGACCTCTGTGCCCCTAATCATTCTACTCACACAAATGCTCGATATAGGCAGAATACTCTACTCCCACCAATCTGGGGTATGAACAAGGGGAAATAAACTGCACACACAACAATAAAATAAGCCTACATTGCAGCCCTTCAGAACATAATTGGTGAGCAGAGGCCACAAATACAGGATTTTACAGGACCAAAGAGTGCAATTCAGTTGATCAAAATGTTTTGAACATATGGTCTGCATGGACATTGAACTTCACTTTAAAACATTTGTAGGTCAGTGCAAACTGCATAACAATTTTAATAGGAATTCAAACTTTTATAAAAAGGAATCTATTTAATTAACATTATGGCAGCTAAAATGTCAGGGTTAAAAAAATTCAAGTGCAACGTGTCTATTTAGAAGGATAAAGTGTTAATGTCCAGTTTGTTAATTTAGCGAAGAGGAATTGTAGGTTGTAAAGGAATGAAAATACTTTCAGTGATTAGTCAGTGTCTTTACCCTAAGGCTCATAAATTGTTCTATTTAGGTTTCCACAGTGTAGTTTCACTTCTGAATAAAATGGAGAACCACACTACCTAAGGAGCTCCAACCAATACATACTTTATATCCAGTTAATTATATTTTGCTACAATACTGGACTACAAATTATATcacaacacacaaacaaaataaGGGGGTGGGGGAATTGAACCAGTGCACTAGGTACTGTCCTATCTATAGTAGGCAGGCAGCACAAGCAGGACTTCAAGACCAAGCTTATGAGAAAACAAAACACTGAATGCAGCAATAATTcagcacagtcaccagatctGTGCTTATACTACAAAGACTGTAAGCATTTAAGAGTCACACCTGCTCACATTAGAGCAAAGTCAATTCAATATGAAACGTTTTTGTAACTAAGGAGCGTCATCGTTCTGCGTAGAGATGATCAGTCTTGTCCTCTGTAAAAAGAGTGCTGATTTCCAACCCTTATCCGCCCACAATTTCCTCATCTCAATCAGTAACATTGGTTTCTGGGTCAATTTCCTTGCTCTCCTGAGATGCAAACCAGTCTCGCACCTGCTGGTAGCTCATTCGTGACTTTTTGCAAAGGGCATCAAGGTCTTTCTCATGAAGAACCCCAGTCAAGCGATGGTAAACCCCCAGCGGCTTGATGTCCGGGAAATCGGCAGTGGATGCTGCTGTGGCGCCATTCGCTTGAGACTTACGTTTGCGGCTACCCATAACCCGAGGGATCCCACTGGAACAGTTTCCACCGGTGACTCCACTGCCATTTTGCTGTGTGGCTAGTTCAGACAGAAATTGCTCACGGACCCCCTGCACCCAGCGTAGCTGCCCATTTTTAACAGCGTAGCGCGTATCCCCAAACCACTGGATGATGTCTGCACGGGGCAAGCCTGTGAGTTCTACCAGCTGGGTGTAGTCCTCACTCATAGGCCACTGGCAGTGCAGGAAGTGCTCCTTTAGTATGTCCAGTTGTTCCTTGGTCTTCCGTAGTCGGCCAGCAGGTGTAAGAGTAGACCAGGATgagggaggactggagagagacagggctgtGAGTGAGGCTTTGGCTGAGCGAGCAGACTTCTGCAGGGTGCTGGTGCTAGTGGAACTATACTTAATAGTGGGGACAATAGTCgaaaggggaggggtggtagaatgagagggggaggaagaagcACAGATGGTAACGGATGATGGTGGTTGTTTAATCTCTGGGTCTTTGTTGCCCCTAATCAACTGTAGGGGCTTTTCTTCCTTTTTCACCTCCTCTTCCTTAACAGTCTCAGTGTGAACAGAGGCTTCCTCTGCAACCTCGTCCTCCTCCGCAACCTCGTCCTCCTCCGCCTCTACTGCTCCCTCCCCAAAGGTCTCCAGGCTGTTTGACAGGAAGTTCTGGAAGAAATGTGAATCTTTCACCCCATTGCTGCGAGCTCCCTTCCATTGAGCCCCTCTCTGCACTTCAATATCATTTTCTTGATCCCGAGGCCTGTGAGCTACGCGTGGAAAAGACTGGAGTTGCTGAGACTCGTCCTTTGCTTCTCCTATGACGAGCTGAGGGTAGACCATGGATGTTCTTAGCAGTCCGCGCCCATTTCTAAGCTGGTACCGGCTGTCGCTGAACCATTTGCGGATGTCATTGCGGCTCAGGCCCGTTTCATTCTGCAGGCATCGGAGCTCTGTCTCTGCAGGCCAGTTTTCACGCAGGAAGCTGCTGCGAAGGACTGCAAGCTGAGCTTTGGTCTTTTTGTAGCGTCCGCGTTGTTGTCGCTGTGGAGAGCCAAGTGAGGTCTCAGAGAGGTTCAGGGAAGGCTCTGTCGCGGTAGTTGCTGGCATGTCTACAGGAGGGCGGTAGTAGTATGAATCctgagggggtgggagagaggaacTGAAATGTCGGATGGTGGAGGCTGGTTTGCAGTGTTCTGGAGTCTCATGTCTGGCACGTTTTCTTGGGTGGAGCAGGGAAGAGTTAAGACCATTATTCATTTGGCCTGTGTCCTCTGCTTCCACAGTCATCTCCCCACACCCCTTCCTCATCTTTATCTCCTCTTTCTCATTTGCATAGTCGTTAGTCCACTCAGGTCCGGCCAGCTTGCCACGCGTCTCCTCAATCTCCTCTGAGGCCCAGCTGATGCCGTATTTGATTCTCTGCACCATGAACCAGACCTTGACTTTGTCCAGAGGCAGGGCACAGAGCCGTGCCAAGGCATTCACCTCACGAGATGTTGGGTATGGGAACACATTGAATGCCTGGATCAGCTCTTGGATGGTGTCAAGCTCACGTGTCTGATTTGACTGTGTCCATACTAGCTTCGGGCCCTCAGAGACCAAAGGCAGGCACACCACAGAGTTGTGGTTGGTGCTGAAACTAACACCACCATCTCTAACCTTGCCTCCATCACTGTCTGTTGCATCGTGGTCAAAGGATAGATGGCTCTTTCCATTGGTTATCTGGTGGTGTGGCGTTTTGGAGGAACGCGGGGCGGCATGCTTTCCTTCACACGCCGTCTTTGTGACGTCACTCTGGAATGTCTCCATATTCACCTCCAGGCCTATTCTTCTGTTACGGTCAATGTGTGTTGCCATCGGTGGTGTCACCGCACGTCACTCCAGTCTAGTAGAGATAAGACAAAGATGTAAAATACATTGTGCTCAAATTGATTATCGCACTAACAAAAAAAATATGAGAACTAGCACTGGAGTTTGCCAATGTCTAGtccaggggtctccaacaggtaGATCGCTTGCCCGTCGGACTGAAATTAGCATTTGAATCAGGAAAGTGTGCTCTCACGACCTCTACAAGCAAGAATGttggaaaaaaatgtattttaacatACTTTACCAGTTGTCCGTGCAGTTGGTCCTTTGGGCTGTAGGAATGTGAGACAATATCCACAGCTAAGTATAATTGCATCTACTTTTCAAAGCGCTCTGTCCTCTTTTCACAAGTTCTCCGTCCTCTGAGAATGAAGTTTGACCCCACACCAGAGGCAGTGAGTCACAACAGAAACACCTATGGAAAGAGAAAATAGATTGAACATTTGACATTCTCAATGTGTAGGCGATTCATACAtgagaaaatatataaaaattaGAGTAAGATGTTTTATAATATAATCTCTTtttgaaaaacagaaataaaacAGCTATGGCAGAGGACAGTTGACTTCATACAAAAGGCAAACTCGAGATTGGCTATTAGGGAGAATTTATGTACAACTCTGCCCTGACCTGACCAAAAGCATAAATGAAGTTAACTGTCAATTCACAGAGAAAACTATGGAACGCAACAAGTGCATATTTTGTATTTCTTATATTCCTTTTGTTGTAGCATTATTGAGAGGGAACCTGGAAGTAAACATTTTATTGTACTGTAGTGTGTACAGCATGTGTATCATCTGGACATTTCCCCCTGACAAATATATTTACAAAGTTCGGACTAAATCCAATATCCCATATGGTCCATTTTTGCCCCCCTGGTCCTGGAGGGGCTTCAGTCTGGATGTCCTAGCCTGGCActaacggcaggtagcctagcgattaagagcattgggccagtaacagacaGGTCGCTGGTTCGAACCCCAGAGGCAACGAGGTGAAAAGtctgccaatgtgcccttgagcaatgcacttcaccctaattgctcctgtaggtcactctggataaaagcatctgctaaatgacaaaaattaaCTAACATCTAATTCAACTTCGATTGCCAATACCGAACCTTCATTAGCTGAATTGAGGCGAAGacatttggaggatggcctggtgtcaagaagggcagcaaagaagccacttctctccaggaaaaacatcagggacaaacTGATATTATTCTAAAAGTACAGGGTACAGTGTACagtgctgaggactggggtaaagtaattttctttttgaatcccctttccgattgtttggggcttccggaaaaaaagcttgtccggagaagacaaggtgagcgctaccatcagtcctatgtcatgccaacagtaaagcatcctgagaccatttatgtgtggggttgcttctcagccaagggcgttggctcactcacaattttgcctaagaacacagcaatgaataaagaatggtaccaacacatccttcgagagcaacttctcccaaccatccaggaacagtttggtgacgaacaatgccttttccagcatgatcgAGCACCTtgataaggcaaaagtgataactaagtggctcggggaacaaaacatcgatattttgggtccaaggccaggaaactccccag
Coding sequences:
- the LOC110508478 gene encoding zinc fingers and homeoboxes protein 1, encoding MATHIDRNRRIGLEVNMETFQSDVTKTACEGKHAAPRSSKTPHHQITNGKSHLSFDHDATDSDGGKVRDGGVSFSTNHNSVVCLPLVSEGPKLVWTQSNQTRELDTIQELIQAFNVFPYPTSREVNALARLCALPLDKVKVWFMVQRIKYGISWASEEIEETRGKLAGPEWTNDYANEKEEIKMRKGCGEMTVEAEDTGQMNNGLNSSLLHPRKRARHETPEHCKPASTIRHFSSSLPPPQDSYYYRPPVDMPATTATEPSLNLSETSLGSPQRQQRGRYKKTKAQLAVLRSSFLRENWPAETELRCLQNETGLSRNDIRKWFSDSRYQLRNGRGLLRTSMVYPQLVIGEAKDESQQLQSFPRVAHRPRDQENDIEVQRGAQWKGARSNGVKDSHFFQNFLSNSLETFGEGAVEAEEDEVAEEDEVAEEASVHTETVKEEEVKKEEKPLQLIRGNKDPEIKQPPSSVTICASSSPSHSTTPPLSTIVPTIKYSSTSTSTLQKSARSAKASLTALSLSSPPSSWSTLTPAGRLRKTKEQLDILKEHFLHCQWPMSEDYTQLVELTGLPRADIIQWFGDTRYAVKNGQLRWVQGVREQFLSELATQQNGSGVTGGNCSSGIPRVMGSRKRKSQANGATAASTADFPDIKPLGVYHRLTGVLHEKDLDALCKKSRMSYQQVRDWFASQESKEIDPETNVTD